The DNA region AGCCCATGGACTAGATCACCTCCGGTGCGAGTGAAACGATCTTCATGAACTTCTTGTCACGAAGCTCGCGGCCTACGGGGCCAAAGATACGGGTGCCGCGTGGCTCACCGTCTGCCTTAAGAATGACAGCAGCGTTCTCATCGAAGCTGATGTACGACCCGTCAACACGACGGGTTTCCTTCTTCGTGCGAACGATAACTGCCTTAACGACATCGCCCTTCTTGACGTTGCCGCCAGGAATAGCATCTTTGACCGTAGCAACGATGGTGTCGCCAAGACCTGCGTAGCGACGACCTGAGCCGCCGAGAACGCGAATCGTGAGCAACTCCTTTGCGCCGGTGTTATCGGCTACCTTGAGTCGGGATTCCTGCTGAATCACTTGTTACTCCTTCTATGCAGTAAACGGAAAACCGCTTACTTCGCCTTCTCGAGAATCTCAACGAGGCGCCAGCGCTTAGTAGCGCTCAAGGGGCGAGTCTCGTGAATGAGCACGAGGTCACCGATGCCTGCGGTGTTACCTGCATCGTGTACGTGCACCTTCGTTGAGCGGCGCATGACCTTGCCGTAGAGAGGGTGCTTAACGCGATCCTCTACCTCGACAACGATGGTCTTGTCCATCTTGTCGCTGACAACGTAGCCGCGGCGAGCCTTGCGGTAACCGCGCTGCTCGGCCTGCTGGTCAGCGGTCTGAGTTTCGACCTTTGCCATGGTTAGGCCTCCTTCGTTTCAGCGGCAGTCTCTGCCTTTTCGCTCTTCTTAGCGGCTGCCTTCTTCTTAGGCGCTGCTGCGGGAGCTGCTACGGGCGTCGTACGAATTCCGAGCTCACGCTCGCGAATGACGGTGTAGATACGTGCGATGTCGCGCTTCACCTGGCGAACACGGCCGTGGCTCTCGAGCTGGCCGGTTGCTGACTGGAAGCGGAGGTTGAACAATTCAGCCTTCGACTTCTTGAGTTCCTCTTCGAGGCGCTCGTTTTCGAATGTATCGAGCTCGCTGATGGCGAGTTCCTTCGTTCCGATGGCCATTACGCGTCGCCCTCCTCACGTTTGATAATGCGTGCCTTCATGGGGAGTTTGTGAATTGCGCGAGTGAGTGCTTCACGAGCGAGCTGCTCATCAACACCTGCTACCTCGAACATCACGCGCCCTGGCTTGACGTTTGCTACCCACCACTCAGGTGAGCCTTTACCTGAACCCATGCGGGTCTCGGCTGGCTTCTTGGTGAGGGGACGGTCTGGGTAAATGTTGATCCAGACCTTACCGCCACGCTTGATGTGACGGGTCATCGCGATACGAGCTGCCTCGATCTGACGGTTGGTCACGTATGCGTGGGTTACTGCCTGAATGCCGTATTCACCGAAGGTGACCTTCGTGCCACCAGTTGCCTGGCCTTTACGGCTCGGGTGGTGCTGCTTACGGTACTTGACTCGACGTGGAATCAGCATGTTTAGCTCTCCGCTCCTGCTGCAACGGGTGCAGCCTCAGGTGCCGGGGCGTTGTTGCGTGGCCCGCGACGGCGGTCACTGCGCTCGCGTGAAGGCTTCTGGTTGGCCTGCTCGCGTGCGAGTTCCTTGTTGGTGAGATCACCCTTGTAAACCCATACCTTCACACCGATGCGACCGAAAGTGGTCTTGGCCTCGTAGAAGCCGTAATCGATGTTGGCACGGAGGGTGTGAAGGGGAACGCGGCCTTCGCGGTAGAACTCTGAACGGCTCATTTCTGCGCCGCCGAGACGACCCGAAACCTGGATGCGAACACCCTTTGCGCCTGCGCGCTGAGCGCCCTGGAGGCCCTTACGCATTGCGCGACGGAAAGCCACGCGTGCAGCAAGCTGCTCTGCAACGCCCTGAGCGATGAGCTGAGCGTCGGCCTCGGGGTTCTTAACCTCGAGAATGTTGAGCTGAATCTGCTTACCGGTGAGCTTTTCGAGCTCGCTACGAATGCGCTCTGCCTCTGCACCACGGCGGCCGATAACGATGCCGGGGCGTGCTGAGTGAATATCAACGCGAACGCGGTCACGCGTGCGCTC from Leucobacter sp. UCMA 4100 includes:
- the rpsC gene encoding 30S ribosomal protein S3 — its product is MGQKIHPYGFRLGITTDHVSRWFSDSKQPGQRYADYLAEDIRIREHLTEKLDRAGVSRVEIERTRDRVRVDIHSARPGIVIGRRGAEAERIRSELEKLTGKQIQLNILEVKNPEADAQLIAQGVAEQLAARVAFRRAMRKGLQGAQRAGAKGVRIQVSGRLGGAEMSRSEFYREGRVPLHTLRANIDYGFYEAKTTFGRIGVKVWVYKGDLTNKELAREQANQKPSRERSDRRRGPRNNAPAPEAAPVAAGAES
- the rpsQ gene encoding 30S ribosomal protein S17, with amino-acid sequence MAKVETQTADQQAEQRGYRKARRGYVVSDKMDKTIVVEVEDRVKHPLYGKVMRRSTKVHVHDAGNTAGIGDLVLIHETRPLSATKRWRLVEILEKAK
- the rpmC gene encoding 50S ribosomal protein L29; the encoded protein is MAIGTKELAISELDTFENERLEEELKKSKAELFNLRFQSATGQLESHGRVRQVKRDIARIYTVIRERELGIRTTPVAAPAAAPKKKAAAKKSEKAETAAETKEA
- the rplP gene encoding 50S ribosomal protein L16, with protein sequence MLIPRRVKYRKQHHPSRKGQATGGTKVTFGEYGIQAVTHAYVTNRQIEAARIAMTRHIKRGGKVWINIYPDRPLTKKPAETRMGSGKGSPEWWVANVKPGRVMFEVAGVDEQLAREALTRAIHKLPMKARIIKREEGDA
- the rplN gene encoding 50S ribosomal protein L14; translated protein: MIQQESRLKVADNTGAKELLTIRVLGGSGRRYAGLGDTIVATVKDAIPGGNVKKGDVVKAVIVRTKKETRRVDGSYISFDENAAVILKADGEPRGTRIFGPVGRELRDKKFMKIVSLAPEVI